The genomic interval GCGTCGACGCGGCCGCTACGGAACGCGAACTCGACGCCCTCCACGAGCGGGGCTTCTACACGGAACCGACGTGCGCCGTCGCTCCGGCTGGGTTGCGCGAGTACCGCGAGCGCGGGGTGCTGGACGAGGCGAGCGACGTGGTCATACCGCTCACCGGGAGCGGTCTGAAGGGGTAGCGGAGCGTCCGGCGGCGGGGCGAACGAGCGGTTCAGTCCTCGCCGTCGAGCCCCGAGAACTCGACCTGCGTCCCCGGACCGACACCCGTCCGGTTCGCGAACCCACGGTTCACCTCGACGACGTACTGCGCTGGCCCGTCGCTGACGTAACTCCCGTAGTCGGAACTCCCCTCGGGCGGGACGTCGGCGTGTTCGACGTTCAGCACCGTGCCGTTGGCCGCGACGAACACCATGTCCAGCGGGATGAGCGTGTTCTTCATCCAGAAACTGCGCGTCGCCTCGCCGCCGTAGACGAACACCATCCCGTGGTTCTCGGCGAGCGACTCACGGTGCATCAGCCCCTGAGCGCGCTCGCTGTCGTTGTCGGCGATCTCCAGCGAGACGGTCGCCAGCGTCTCCCCGTCTTCGACGAACGCTGCCGTCGCGTTGCCGGGCGTGGCGGTGGGCGACGCAGTCGCCCCTGTCGTGGTCATCTGCTCCGTCGTGGTACCGGTCGACGACGTGTTGGTGCTGTTCAGTGCGCTCGTCGTGGTCGCGTCGGTGCCGTCGGTCGGTGCCGTCGTGGCCGAGTCCGTCGGAACGTCCGTCGACGTCGCCTCCGGCATCGACGTCTCGGTCGAACTGCCGTCGTCCAGTACGCCGGCGCATCCCGACAGCGCCACCGTCAGCGCGACGGCGACGAGGAGGGCGGTCGTTCGCGTGGAGCGAACCATACCGCGTCACCGCGTGCCGGGGACTTCGGTGTTCTGAACCGGTCCGGTCGCGGTGGCAACGAGGCGGACGACGGAGACGGACTATCGCTCGGGGTGGGTCGGCGCGTCGAACCCGCCGCGGACGAGGGGCCGGGCGACGTGGCGGCGGGCGCAGGGCGGCACCTCGTACCAGCCCCGTTCGATACCGCGGTCGAGCGACCGCTCGGCCTTCCCGTCGCGACTCGTCGAGCAGTCCCGACAGCGATACCCCTGGTTCCGGCCCGCGCTCTCCATCCGGCGGCCGCAGTCGGGGCAGTCGGGGACG from Halomarina salina carries:
- a CDS encoding DUF192 domain-containing protein, with protein sequence MVRSTRTTALLVAVALTVALSGCAGVLDDGSSTETSMPEATSTDVPTDSATTAPTDGTDATTTSALNSTNTSSTGTTTEQMTTTGATASPTATPGNATAAFVEDGETLATVSLEIADNDSERAQGLMHRESLAENHGMVFVYGGEATRSFWMKNTLIPLDMVFVAANGTVLNVEHADVPPEGSSDYGSYVSDGPAQYVVEVNRGFANRTGVGPGTQVEFSGLDGED